The following are from one region of the Acidobacteriota bacterium genome:
- a CDS encoding nucleotidyltransferase family protein, translated as MPSEPSERSGPVAGVVLAAGSSTRMGRNKLFFELDGETLLRRVVRRAIDAGLDPVVVVVGHEAERARAELAELACTPVDNPDHALGINRSLRAGICHVPEGVPAAVVMLADMPFVTTRMVASLVTRYRESTAPLVISAYGDVNAPPMLYDRALFSELRQMSGEGCGRQVVRRHRHEAVAVSWPAAALQDIDVPEDYERIKAELGA; from the coding sequence ATGCCGTCTGAGCCGTCTGAGCGGAGCGGCCCGGTGGCCGGCGTCGTCCTCGCCGCCGGCAGCTCGACCCGCATGGGACGCAACAAGCTGTTCTTCGAGCTCGACGGCGAGACGCTGCTGAGACGGGTCGTGCGGCGCGCCATCGACGCCGGGCTCGATCCGGTCGTCGTCGTCGTAGGCCACGAGGCGGAGCGGGCCCGAGCGGAGCTTGCGGAACTGGCGTGCACGCCGGTCGACAATCCCGATCACGCGCTGGGGATCAACCGGTCGCTGCGGGCCGGCATCTGCCACGTACCGGAGGGCGTGCCGGCGGCGGTGGTGATGCTGGCGGACATGCCGTTCGTCACCACCCGCATGGTCGCGAGTCTCGTCACGCGTTACCGGGAGAGCACGGCCCCGCTCGTCATCTCCGCCTACGGCGACGTCAACGCGCCGCCGATGCTGTACGACCGTGCGCTGTTCTCCGAGCTCCGGCAGATGTCGGGAGAAGGTTGCGGGCGGCAGGTCGTGCGGCGGCATCGTCACGAGGCGGTCGCGGTCTCCTGGCCGGCGGCGGCGCTCCAGGACATCGACGTTCCCGAGGACTACGAGCGGATCAAGGCGGAGTTGGGAGCCTGA
- a CDS encoding XdhC family protein — MKHWQETSQIVDRVAELAAAGRHAALATVVRIEGSAYRRPGAKLLVEESGATRGGVSGGCLEADVREIAMAVMRERAPCLRHYETGDDDRTVWGLGLGCNGAVDIFVQPATSGDTVDAARRVRARLAGDAPFAASTVVRGPAAVLGRVLVSGDAPPAGSTGGPELDRVIARRSEALLATGESQCYEIEATGIGLPSTEVFTEVHVPPPRLVICGAGDDAIPLAAYASQVGFRVTVVDHRPAYLSAERFPGAERIDRRPAAGLEGLPLGPRTYAVVMTHSFAHDRDWVGRLLRTDVPYVGLLGPRARRDEMLEQLDGVGAQIEAGADRLFAPVGLDLAADGPEQVAVSVVAELLAVRAASVPRHLREKEGVIHAV; from the coding sequence ATGAAGCACTGGCAGGAAACGTCGCAGATCGTGGACCGTGTTGCCGAGCTGGCGGCGGCTGGCCGGCACGCGGCGCTGGCGACCGTCGTGCGGATCGAGGGGTCCGCGTACCGGCGCCCCGGCGCCAAGCTGCTGGTGGAAGAGAGCGGCGCGACTCGCGGCGGCGTCAGCGGCGGATGCCTCGAGGCGGACGTGCGCGAGATCGCCATGGCGGTGATGCGCGAGCGAGCGCCCTGCCTCCGCCACTACGAAACCGGCGACGATGATCGCACCGTCTGGGGACTTGGCCTGGGCTGCAATGGCGCGGTCGACATCTTCGTTCAGCCGGCCACCTCCGGGGACACCGTGGACGCGGCGCGCCGCGTGCGGGCGCGTCTGGCTGGAGATGCGCCGTTCGCCGCGTCCACCGTCGTCCGCGGTCCAGCCGCGGTCCTGGGCAGGGTGCTCGTATCGGGCGATGCCCCGCCAGCCGGCTCGACGGGGGGGCCCGAACTGGATCGCGTGATTGCCCGACGCTCCGAGGCGCTCCTTGCGACCGGCGAATCGCAGTGCTACGAGATCGAAGCGACCGGCATCGGTCTCCCATCGACCGAGGTCTTCACCGAGGTACACGTACCGCCGCCCCGGCTCGTCATCTGCGGCGCGGGCGACGACGCGATTCCCCTCGCGGCGTATGCGTCACAGGTCGGGTTCCGCGTGACGGTCGTCGACCACCGTCCCGCCTACCTGTCCGCGGAACGCTTTCCCGGTGCGGAGCGCATCGACCGCAGACCCGCCGCCGGCCTGGAAGGGCTGCCGCTCGGCCCGCGCACTTACGCGGTGGTCATGACTCACTCGTTCGCCCACGACCGGGACTGGGTCGGGCGCCTGTTGCGGACCGATGTCCCCTACGTCGGCCTTCTCGGTCCGCGCGCCCGCCGAGACGAAATGCTCGAACAGCTCGACGGCGTGGGCGCGCAGATCGAGGCGGGCGCCGACCGTCTGTTCGCCCCCGTCGGTCTCGATCTGGCCGCGGACGGACCCGAGCAGGTGGCCGTGAGCGTCGTGGCGGAGCTGCTTGCCGTCCGCGCCGCGAGCGTGCCGCGCCACCTGCGCGAGAAGGAAGGTGTCATCCATGCCGTCTGA
- a CDS encoding type II toxin-antitoxin system HicB family antitoxin, with amino-acid sequence MRFIYPARLQRAAPDEAVVSFRDLPECLTSGRNDAEALTEAADALEETIAGRIIDGDPIPRPSARRTGEHRVAVPPTMAAKAALVLAFRDSGLSRVAFARRLGVDDKVVRRMLDPRHATSANRLHKALRLLGRELVVESTAA; translated from the coding sequence ATGCGTTTCATCTACCCCGCGCGTTTGCAGCGTGCCGCTCCCGACGAGGCCGTCGTTTCCTTCCGCGACTTGCCGGAATGTCTGACCTCCGGCAGGAACGATGCCGAGGCGCTGACCGAAGCCGCAGACGCCTTGGAGGAGACGATCGCAGGCCGCATCATCGACGGCGATCCGATTCCGCGACCCAGCGCCCGGCGCACCGGCGAGCATCGAGTCGCCGTGCCTCCAACGATGGCCGCCAAGGCGGCGCTGGTACTGGCTTTCCGGGACAGCGGCCTGTCACGTGTTGCGTTTGCCCGGCGTCTCGGCGTCGACGACAAGGTCGTCCGGCGCATGCTGGACCCGCGCCACGCGACCTCCGCCAACCGGCTCCACAAGGCATTGAGGCTGCTCGGCCGCGAGCTCGTCGTGGAATCCACCGCGGCGTGA
- the serC gene encoding 3-phosphoserine/phosphohydroxythreonine transaminase, with translation MAERVFNFGAGPAVLPEPVIEQIRDHLPALPGVGMSVLEISHRSPAFDEILAAAEANIRALAGVPDDYHVLFLQGGATLQFSMVPMNLLPADGTADYLLTGSWAVQAAREAEKFGSVRVAATTAAEGFRCLPAAAEIDLSPTAAYVHATTNNTIAGTQWPAMPDVGDRPLVVDASSDILSRPIDVAGHGLIYAGAQKNLGPAGVTVAIVRPDLVERGPSSLPKLLRYATYVQGGSRPNTPPVFAIYVVSLVTAWLRDQGGLEAVAERNERKAAKLYAAIDRTDFYRGVADRDSRSRMNVTFRLATPELEAGFIQEAGAADLAGLKGHRSVGGLRASIYNAFPEAGVDALVAFMAEFERIYG, from the coding sequence GTGGCGGAACGGGTCTTCAACTTCGGCGCCGGTCCGGCGGTGCTTCCCGAGCCGGTCATCGAGCAGATCCGCGACCACCTGCCGGCGCTGCCGGGGGTGGGGATGTCGGTGCTGGAGATCAGCCACCGGTCCCCGGCGTTCGACGAGATCCTGGCGGCGGCCGAGGCCAACATCCGCGCTCTGGCCGGCGTTCCCGACGACTACCACGTCCTGTTCCTCCAGGGTGGCGCGACGCTGCAATTCTCGATGGTCCCGATGAACCTGCTGCCCGCGGACGGAACGGCCGACTACCTGCTGACCGGGTCGTGGGCCGTGCAGGCGGCGCGGGAGGCGGAGAAGTTCGGGTCCGTGCGCGTGGCCGCCACCACGGCGGCGGAGGGTTTCCGGTGTCTGCCGGCGGCAGCGGAAATCGACCTCTCGCCCACCGCCGCGTACGTCCACGCGACGACGAACAACACCATAGCGGGGACGCAGTGGCCGGCCATGCCGGACGTCGGTGATCGGCCGCTGGTCGTGGACGCGTCGTCGGACATTCTCAGCCGCCCGATCGATGTCGCCGGGCACGGACTCATCTACGCCGGCGCGCAGAAGAACCTCGGGCCGGCCGGTGTGACGGTGGCGATCGTCCGACCGGACCTGGTGGAGCGGGGACCGTCGTCGCTTCCGAAGCTGCTCCGCTACGCCACGTACGTCCAGGGCGGCTCCCGGCCCAACACGCCGCCGGTCTTCGCCATCTACGTGGTGTCGCTGGTCACGGCGTGGCTGCGCGACCAGGGCGGCCTGGAGGCCGTTGCCGAGCGCAACGAACGCAAGGCGGCGAAGCTGTACGCGGCCATCGACCGCACCGACTTCTACCGCGGCGTGGCCGATCGGGACAGCCGCTCGCGGATGAACGTCACGTTCCGGCTGGCGACGCCGGAGCTAGAGGCCGGATTCATCCAGGAAGCCGGCGCCGCGGATCTGGCCGGCCTCAAGGGCCACCGGTCGGTCGGCGGCCTGCGCGCCTCCATCTACAACGCGTTTCCCGAAGCGGGCGTCGACGCGCTCGTTGCGTTCATGGCCGAATTCGAGCGGATATACGGGTAG
- a CDS encoding DUF1015 domain-containing protein — protein MPAVYIADGHHRIASAARARDELAGGDSQHEACFFLGVAFPDRQTRILPYNRTVADLAGRTAAELLDALRARFPVAAGGPPVPPKGRIAMYLEGVWYTIEPAGVGAAGGTGAPAARLDAAILQDRILAPLLDVADIRTDPRVGFVGGAHGVAALEQAVDSGAAAVAFSLAAVTPDELLAVSDVGGIMPPKSTWFEPKLRDGLLIHTI, from the coding sequence GTGCCGGCCGTGTACATCGCCGACGGGCATCACCGGATCGCCAGCGCCGCCCGGGCGCGCGACGAGCTGGCCGGCGGCGATTCGCAACACGAGGCGTGCTTCTTTCTCGGGGTGGCGTTTCCCGACCGGCAGACCCGCATCCTGCCGTACAACCGCACCGTCGCCGACCTCGCCGGCCGGACCGCGGCGGAGCTCCTGGACGCTTTGCGGGCGCGATTTCCGGTCGCGGCCGGGGGACCGCCGGTGCCGCCCAAGGGCCGGATCGCGATGTACCTGGAAGGCGTCTGGTACACCATCGAACCGGCGGGCGTCGGCGCTGCGGGGGGCACCGGAGCGCCGGCCGCGCGGCTCGACGCAGCCATCCTCCAGGACCGGATCCTGGCGCCGCTGCTCGACGTGGCGGACATCCGCACCGATCCGCGGGTGGGATTCGTCGGCGGGGCGCACGGCGTGGCGGCCCTGGAGCAGGCAGTCGATTCCGGCGCGGCCGCCGTCGCCTTCTCGCTGGCGGCGGTGACGCCGGACGAGCTGCTCGCCGTGTCGGACGTGGGCGGCATCATGCCTCCGAAATCCACCTGGTTCGAGCCGAAGCTGCGCGACGGCCTGCTGATTCACACCATCTGA